A segment of the Dehalococcoidia bacterium genome:
GCGTCTTCATGTCGGCCAAAAACATGCTGATGCCGCGATGCTTGGGCGCGTCCGGATCGGTGCGGGCCAGCACAAAGATCCAGTCGGCGTAGTGCGCGCCGCTGGTCCAGATCTTCTGCCCGTTGATCACATAGTCGTCGCCGTCGCGTACGGCACGGGTCTGCAGGCTGGCAAGGTCGGAGCCGCTGCCCGGCTCCGAGTAGCCCTGGCACCAGATGATCTCGCCGCTCGTGATTTTCGGCAGGTGCTCGCGCTTCTGCCTCTCGCTGCCGTGCAGGATGATCACCGGGCCGATCAGGCTGAGGCCGTGATAGCTG
Coding sequences within it:
- a CDS encoding acyl-CoA dehydrogenase family protein, which encodes MDLRDTPVEAAFRLDVRQFIQEHYLSLSPGERPRAQLGEASGPRRDAATERWRAALGNRGWLAPHWPKEYGGAGMSVAEQFIFNEEMAEARAPAAGSYHGLSLIGPVIILHGSERQKREHLPKITSGEIIWCQGYSEPGSGSDLASLQTRAVRDGDDYVINGQKIWTSGAHYADWIFVLARTDPDAPKHRGISMFLADMKT